DNA sequence from the Bradyrhizobium diazoefficiens genome:
GCTGCGCGCGAGCCCGGCAACTTTCTACATGCATGTCGCCGGACACGGAGATCCCGTCAAGCTGGCCTCGGCGATCCATGATGGGCTTGCCGAAAGCAAGACCCCGCTCACCGTCGCAGCGCCGGCGAGCCCGCCACCCGCCGTCGATCTCGATACGGCCAAGCTCGACCAGATCATCGGCGTGAAGGGCCAGGCGAATGGAGGCGTGTACCAGTTCACCGTCAAGCGGCGCGACCCGATCACGGAAGAGGGCATGTCGCTGACGCCCGCCGGTGCGATGGGCGTTGCGACCGGCATCAACTTCCAGCCAACCGGCGGAGGCAAGGCGGCCATCACCGGCGACTTCGTGCTGACGGGCAAGGAGGTGAATCCGGTGATCCTGGCCCTGCGAACGCACCGCATCGAGGTGACGGCGCTGCACAGCCACATGTTGGACGAACAGCCGCGGCTGTTCTTCATGCATTTCTGGGCGAACGACGACGCCATCAAGCTCGCCGAAGGTTTGCGAGCGGCGCTCGACAAGACCGCCAGCACGAAGGGCTGAGGCAAGGTCGCAAGACCGGCGCCGACAAGAAAGCACAGGAGCCAAGGCGATGACCTACCAGGTTAAACCGTTGCCGTTCGACCCAAAATCGATCAGTGGCATCTCTGAAAAAGTTCTCGTGAGCCATTACGAGAACAACTATGGCGGCGCGGTGAAACGGCTCAATGCGATCAACGCGCAACTCGCCGAGCTGGACTTCGCCAAGGCGCCGAACTTCCTCATCAACGGCCTGAAGCGCGAAGAGCTGATCGCCGCGAACTCGATGATCCTGCATGAAATCTATTTCGACGGTCTCGGCGGCGCGAGCAGGCCGGGCGGCGCTCTCGCCGAGGCGATCACGCGTG
Encoded proteins:
- a CDS encoding DUF1259 domain-containing protein, with the protein product MRKMSAVLIGAGACVAVLCAIGPQAGGDLLAPFASIAQAAESVDWQKVDETLGRKPAVSDDVHRYGFPRTDLSVSLDGVTIQPALALGGWVAFKPVHGGAMVMGDLVLLETEINPVMAKMIASGLEITAVHNHLLRASPATFYMHVAGHGDPVKLASAIHDGLAESKTPLTVAAPASPPPAVDLDTAKLDQIIGVKGQANGGVYQFTVKRRDPITEEGMSLTPAGAMGVATGINFQPTGGGKAAITGDFVLTGKEVNPVILALRTHRIEVTALHSHMLDEQPRLFFMHFWANDDAIKLAEGLRAALDKTASTKG